A single window of Bacteroidota bacterium DNA harbors:
- a CDS encoding DEAD/DEAH box helicase, producing the protein MKFASYHISPHIKQSLDELGFKRPTDIQFKAIPSILKGEDVLAIAQTGTGKTAAFAIPVIDILLRRKQREPQGLKCIVMVPTHELAIQISGVFDSIAKHTDIRTVGIFGGVAQDPQIMALKDGADVVVATPGRLFDLASQGHINLREVEILILDEADHMLDLGFYNDIRDLIKRLPRERQTLFFSATISEKIKDLAYSIVRNAIRIQISPKDPVSKNIDHSVMFVSMDDKRFFLERLINENPDTRILVFVRTKVRAERVAAAMERVKIKTITMHGGKEQADRLNVMKAFKEGEVNVLIATDVSARGVHIDNVDFVVNYDLPDKEENYVHRVGRTGRGNKRGNAVSFCSEEEKPMLKLIEKYLHNPIKVLEVAKDDYKETLLFTEDTNDNWKLLMREAEKEMNNPKFKKPGKKNKRK; encoded by the coding sequence ATGAAGTTTGCATCTTATCATATCTCGCCTCACATTAAGCAAAGTTTGGATGAATTGGGTTTTAAACGCCCAACAGATATTCAGTTTAAAGCCATTCCCAGTATTTTAAAGGGTGAAGATGTTTTAGCGATAGCGCAAACAGGAACCGGTAAAACAGCAGCATTTGCAATTCCTGTGATTGATATTTTATTGCGCCGTAAGCAACGTGAGCCGCAAGGATTGAAGTGTATAGTGATGGTGCCAACACATGAGTTAGCAATACAGATCTCTGGTGTTTTTGATAGTATTGCCAAACATACAGATATTAGAACAGTTGGAATTTTTGGTGGCGTGGCGCAAGATCCTCAAATCATGGCATTGAAAGACGGAGCCGATGTGGTGGTTGCAACACCCGGACGATTATTTGATTTAGCCAGTCAGGGACATATTAATTTGCGTGAGGTGGAAATTTTGATTTTGGATGAGGCCGATCATATGCTTGACTTAGGCTTTTATAACGACATCCGCGATTTAATTAAGCGACTTCCTCGTGAGCGACAAACCTTGTTCTTTTCGGCAACCATCAGTGAAAAAATTAAAGATTTAGCATACAGTATTGTTAGAAACGCTATTCGTATTCAGATTTCACCAAAAGACCCTGTATCAAAAAACATTGACCATTCGGTGATGTTTGTGAGTATGGATGATAAACGCTTTTTTCTTGAAAGATTAATCAATGAAAATCCCGATACACGTATTTTAGTATTTGTAAGAACCAAAGTACGCGCCGAACGTGTAGCTGCTGCTATGGAGCGCGTGAAAATTAAAACTATTACGATGCATGGGGGCAAGGAGCAGGCCGACAGGTTAAACGTGATGAAAGCCTTTAAAGAAGGGGAAGTAAATGTTTTAATCGCAACGGATGTTTCTGCGCGCGGTGTGCATATCGATAATGTAGATTTTGTAGTGAATTATGATTTGCCCGATAAAGAAGAAAATTACGTGCATAGAGTAGGGCGTACGGGGCGTGGTAACAAACGCGGGAATGCTGTTTCGTTTTGCAGCGAAGAAGAAAAACCAATGCTTAAGTTGATTGAAAAGTATTTACATAATCCGATTAAGGTGTTGGAAGTAGCTAAGGACGATTATAAAGAAACTTTATTATTTACTGAGGATACCAATGATAATTGGAAACTCCTGATGCGTGAAGCGGAGAAGGAAATGAATAACCCGAAATTCAAAAAGCCCGGTAAAAAAAACAAAAGAAAATAA